One genomic window of Hydra vulgaris chromosome 03, alternate assembly HydraT2T_AEP includes the following:
- the LOC136078083 gene encoding uncharacterized protein LOC136078083, with protein MYPRPADYWCIKCSKIPNNPIPSMRSSSSTPQASSLTRELNISPSSLNDGFESVENNEMDVDYYEKPIKKLLPDLTLACSSGNVHLLSKLFYKIMKSGKSNDRSVVEAIFLGISMCENNYDLFQINSNVLINDRLDDSALMTVGQVGVRLIKSLLTFSKFQEAYNVLHFLDQKCIPYIRCGKAFGIQIHTSIDLSECDVLLMCCKVCTEYNDFESGYNLFEQNVLSNNIYVSESEYNEINETASSIIYGLCKENFLELSWQFHNELVNSSYPLSSSIQEKVLNEMCAKCFLKNASFSEEVYKYMQNNNLDVYSITTRTYLEYLMNNDKENLAQEIFEKCLKGGFYKINIDPLCLEISCDFLKGEISLFVKHHFKKLALNTSQLGTLKLRCVPSEKKDLFNINKSQSDCKLNILQILNDFSPQLDIKDSNEYVEISIVSIRRWYHSQLRFQKALCPLITSKQRFVDMPTSEKVSFIEDGKPNMKMTICPTPQYGVTSDAKMNDANERTMKLINSEIQKQCTKLMDAQLLPRENYINVSRILYRDFIDLLNEEGNLFDNEEMANRVISYVNDNFNR; from the exons GTTTTGAATCTGTTGAAAACAATGAGATGGATGTAGATTATTATGAAAAGCCTATCAAAAAGCTGTTACCAGATTTAAcg ttagcaTGCAGTAGTGGCAATGTTCATTTGttatcaaagttattttacaaaattatgaaGAGTGGAAAATCAAATGATCGATCAGTTGTTGAAGCTATCTTTCTTGGGATATCAATGTGTGAAAACAATTATGACTTATTTCAAATCAATTCTAACGTCTTAATAAATGATCGTTTAGATGATTCTGCATTAATGACAGTGGGTCAAGTTGGTGTTCGATTGATAAAGAGTTTATTAACCTTTTCAAAATTTCAGGAAGCATATAATGTTCTTCATTTTCTTGATCAAAAATGTATACCTTACATCAGATGTGGAAAAGCATTTGGAATTCAGATTCATACATCAATAGATTTGAGTGAATGTGATGTACTTCTGATGTGTTGTAAAGTTTGTACTGAATACAATGATTTTGAAAGTGGTTATAACTTATTTGAACAAAACGTGTTgagtaataatatttatgtatcaGAATCagaatataatgaaataaatgaaacagCAAGCTCCATAATTTATggtttatgtaaagaaaattttctagAGTTGTCCTGGCAGTTTCATAATGAGTTAGTTAATTCCTCTTATCCTTTATCTTCATCGATTCAAGAGAAGGTTTTAAATGAGATGTGTGCAaagtgctttttaaaaaatgcttctttTTCTGAagaagtatataaatatatgcaaaataataaCCTAGATGTCTACTCCATAACAACTAGAACGTATTTAGAATATCTTATGAATAATGATAAAGAAAATCTTGCCcaagaaatatttgaaaaatgtttaaaaggagggttttacaaaataaatattgatcCACTTTGCTTAGAAATAAGTTGTGACTTTTTGAAAGGagaaattagtttgtttgttaaacaccattttaaaaaacttgctttAAATACATCTCAGCTTGGAACTCTTAAGTTACGATGTGTACCTTCagaaaaaaaagacttatttaatattaacaaatctCAATCGGATTGCAAGTTAAACATTTTGCAGATTCTTAATGACTTCAGTCCGCAGTTAGATATAAAAGATTCAAATGAg tatgttGAAATCTCAATTGTGAGCATACGTCGTTGGTATCACAGCCAACTGCGGTTTCAGAAGGCGCTTTGTCCTTTAATTACTAGTAAACAAAGATTTGTTGATATGCCTACATCcgaaaaagtttcttttatagAAGATGGGAAACCAAACATGAAAATGACTATATGTCCAACCCCACAATATGGTGTTACTTCTGATGCCAAAATGAATGATGCCAACGAACGTACAATGAAGTTAATTAATTcagagatacaaaagcaatgtACTAAGTTGATGGACGCGCAACTCCTTCCACgtgaa aattacatAAACGTATCCAGAATCCTCTATCGCGATTTTATAGATTTACTGAATGAAGAAGGAAATTTGTTTGACAATGAAGAAATGGCTAACCGAGTCATATCTTATGTAAACGATAATTTTAACAGATAA